The Salvelinus fontinalis isolate EN_2023a chromosome 34, ASM2944872v1, whole genome shotgun sequence region CTCAGCAAACAGATGTGTTCAGGGGCCCAACCACATTGTGTAGCATAGATTGTCCTGAGAATACATCTTCTAAATATTTTTAAAGTcactttaaatgtttttatttcatcCCAGTAATCGACAAAGACTTGTTATTTTGAAAAACGTCCTTTTTGATAAGGAGCTTGAGATATGAATAATCGTTTTAGTGAGGATGAAGAAGTGGTCTAATGCGTTGTCTTTGAAAAGCAGTATGAAACGGAGACAGTAGTCTGCTGAGGTAACAGTCATGCAGCTCCACATGACTCAAGGTACTACATACAGATCCAGAAGGAGTCCACCCATATTCCCAGGCTTTTCCTATTGTGTGAACGCTGAAAGTCCTAGTGAGTTGGAGATTTGCATTACTTGCCTGTGGCTGTGGGGTAGATAGAGAGTTGGTCTTTGCAAACAGCTGGGTGACTCTAATAACATCTTCCAGATATGATCACATTAACCCAGATATGAATCCACAGCTGTCTGCACAGCACACCGTGCGGAGTCATGATTACATCCACCCTAAACGCCCTGGTCCTAAATGTTTACTTATGTTTCCGATTTGGCAGAGGCAGCCCTCAAGGCAAATAAATCACAAGCTGCAAGTCAGCCAGACCTTTGACTGTGAGAAATGGAGACTAAAAAGTTTGTGAGACTTAAAGAGTAAAAGGTTTTCAGATGTGAGTCCAGCCCAACTTGGGTGTGCTCCCTtttatttgagagagagagagagaggacaatctTTTGAGCCTCCACCCCTTTAAAAGGCAAGACAATCCTAAAGACATGCACTGGAGAGGGGAAGAGCTTGATGCCAAGGctcagggcagacagacagatcctCGAGCCACATCTGGTAACCTAACCGCGGGATACACCGATCTGACATCTGGTAACCGAGGGTAATGCCGAGTCTAGCTGCTTCCACCCATGTCTAGTTTCCTGTTATGCATTGCAGGGCTCGGTGTTAGAAGTTCAGGCTTAGTCTCGATGGTCGTCAGTCAGTGGGGGAAACTCTCCTATGTTCACTTTCTCTGACATGAAGGGAGCGCTTGTTTTCTTTGGgatgctcctctctgttcttgcTGGTGAGTGTGTGGGCTCGGCCCGGGCGGCAGTGAACGCGCGTCTCGCGTTGCTGGACAGTCAGATTGAGTTGCTGACACGATGTGCGGCAGTAAAGATTACATTCATTGCATGCTTCGTTTCGATTGCTATCTTAAATGTTACATTGATAATTTGAAAAACATTTTCAGAAGATTTGTTCCTTCTTTAAAAAAGATGTTGAATGACACAGCTGTTCAGTCTGTCTGTTTGAGAGGCTGTTTTTAACAGACATTTCTGTTGTGATTACAACCATTGGTCAGTCAACTGTAACCACATGTATTGTCATTTTCTCTTCTTAGACATCGAAGAGAGAAGAGTTTCCAGTGGATTAGGTGGGCCATTATTACCTTTCTGACTCTACGTGTAGGCTATTTAATAGTGTTGAATCAGAGGTGACACTGCTGTTTCTGCTTGCTGTTAAATCAACATAAGATTAGACTGGGCCTTGTTCGTAATAATGTGTAACCATGAATCTTCTAGACATCCTTCTAATCCTTCATTTAATGGATTCCTTTTAGATGATTGGATAATTTCACAGAACTGATTTTCTAACgttacagtattctccctctctctttctcttattgTACAGGTTGTGGGAATACGTATGTTAACTGTGAACAATACTGTGAAGTTTGTGAGTATTTTCCCCCAAGGACGGAGTGCTACGCGACCTTATTTATGGGAACCTGCTACATTAATTTTGTAAGTGCCATGGAGTCATTaaacaacacagactggtgcAACTGGAACAATGTGAAGAGGTAGGCCTAAATGCTTCTTTTAATCCACGTATTATTCTGTTTAATTCATTTCTGATCCAACTTATCATGCCGTCGGTCTTGCATTATCACATGCTTAGTTCAAACAGTAGTTTTGAGAAACCCAACACATAGTCAAGTG contains the following coding sequences:
- the LOC129832958 gene encoding receptor activity-modifying protein 1-like isoform X2 produces the protein MFTFSDMKGALVFFGMLLSVLADIEERRVSSGLGCGNTYVNCEQYCEVCEYFPPRTECYATLFMGTCYINFVSAMESLNNTDWCNWNNVKRMYNTFTMCTEEIAECLLIPWPNRMVENEFVNIHSRFFRDCPNEALSDPPPSIVFALVMTPICLIPIMVVLVVLKTKNGDGSS